AGGTTGTGGCGCGGCAGATTGTAGGGAGACAACAGCGCCTTCAGCTGCGCGAAATTTTCCTTCTCGCTTTCACGACTGGCGGCGTAGCGCTCGTCGCGCAGCGGCCAAGCGACTACTTCGACGATGCCGGGGCATTGCTTCAGCTGCGCGGTGAGCGCCGCCGGATCGATCGAGAGGACCAATTTGTCGCGGCCTCCCAAGGCCTTTTCGAACTGCGCGAAGCGGGGTTCGACGTACGACGACGAAACGTCGATGATCGCGACCAGGCGCGCGATCTCAGAAGCGCGCGCGGGATACGCCGGCTTGCCGGCCAAGTCGAGCGCTCGGAGCAATCCGTCGTCGGCCGTGGCTTGCGCGAGCGTGGCGGTTTGCTTGCCGTCTTTGGTTCGGATCGGCGCCCCGATGCGCGCATCGAAGAGATAAAGTTGCTTGTCGAGCAAGAGCGCGGCGCACCAGCGCCGAAGTTGGTTCGGCTTGATGCCGGGAGTCGGATCGGGATAAGCCAGCAAGACGACATCGAGCCCTTGCTGCCGCGCGAGCAGCTGAAAAATCCAGGCCCGATCGAGTTCCGTCGCCCGTCCGAGGAGGAAGGTGTGCCAGGGAAGAAACGGCAATTTCGCCTCGGGCGTTTCCGCGGGAACGAGTTGCAGATTCCGAATCGTCCAATCGAAGAGCCGTTCGGCTCGACGAAGCGGATCGGTTTCGTCGCCGACGGCGAACCGCGCCGTGTCGCGCAGCCAAACCATCTCACGCAAGATCCGGCCGTCTTCGATCGTCATCGGACCGGGTCGATCGGCGCTCGCCGGAAGCGTGGCGAGGCCTTCGTTCAATCGACGGATCAGTTGCCGCAGCGCCGTCTCGATGTTCCCTTCGTCGAAGTTGTCGAGATCGTTGAGCATGTCGGAAGCGCTCGTCAGCAACCGGCGACCCATTTGTTCCCGTTCGGCTTGTTCGGTCGCGAGAGGTTCGACGCGCGGCGCCGTGGAGCCGCCCGGATCGTTGCAGCCGGCAAGCGATGAAACGACGGTGCATAGCAGCACGGATATTCCGACGAACGAAAACCGGCGAACCACATCCCAGGCGAATTGCGAAATCGACGACACGGCTATTCTCGGTTAAAGGGGGCTTTGCGAAGTTCGACTTTCAAGCATCGAATTTAAGGAGCGACGGCGAAGCGTTCGACGCAGCGACGAATCGTCAGCAACCGTTCCAACAGCGACTCGAATTGGTCGAGCGGCACCATGTTCGGGCCGTCGCTCGGCGAGCTCGCGGGATCGGGATGCGTTTCGAAAAACAAACCGTCGCAACCGATCGCTACAGCGGCGCGTGCCAACGGTTCGATCATGGCACGATTGCCGCCGGTCGTGTTGCCGAGGCCGCCGGGCTGCTGCACGCTATGCGTAGCATCGAACACGACAGGAGCGCCCAAGGCCTGCATCAGCGGAATCGCCTGCATATCGTTGACGAGCCGGCCGTAGCCGAAGAAGGTGCCCCGTTCGCACAACATCATGTTACTACAGCCGGAGCTTTCGAGTTTGGCGACGACGTGCCGCATGTCGCCGGGGGCCATGAACTGTCCCTTCTTCACATGCACGGCGCGTCCCGTCGCGGCGGCGGCGGCTAAGAGATCGGTTTGACGCGCGAGAAACGCCGGGATCTGCAAGACCTCGCAAACCTCGGCCGCCGGCGCGGCTTGATTCGCTTCATGAATGTCGGTCGTTACGGGGAGGCCGGTGGAACGGCGCACGGCGTCGAGCATCGCAAGGCCGGCCTCGAGCCCGAGCCCACGAAAGGAATCGCCGCTGGTCCGATTGGCTTTATCGAACGACGCCTTGAAGACCAAGGAGACCTCGTGACGAGCGGCGATCTCGGCGAGCCGATGCGCGATCGCGAGCGCCAGGTCTTCGGTCTCCAGCACGCAAGGGCCGGCGATCAGCAACAACGGCCGACCACGGCCGACGAGATAAGGGCCGATCTGAGCGGGATTGTTCGGCAAACGAGGTTCCTTCCATACCGACGGTCGAAAACGAATCATACGGCAACGAGCAAAGCGGAGCGCGATCGCCCTACGACCGGGAAATATACCGATCGCTTGCCGACCGCGTAACCATCGCTCACGAAGGGCTAACGCAAGCGGTTCTTGCAAGCGACGGGCACGGTAAGTCGGCCGCTGGGTCTGCGACTCTCTCGCCTGCTTCTCGAATCCGATCCGAGGTGGTTATTTATCCCGTAATGAGACAAATCGAACAACGAGGCGACGTCTCATTCCGAGACCAATAGGCAGGATCGAACTAGCCGTTGCTCGATTGTGCCCGAAACCGCTTCGCCGCGCTGTGCCGGTGCGGCCAGGATCAAAATGAGACTCGATGTGTTAAACGTTGCAAGAGTAAGTCTTTACCGCACCTTGAGGAGCGCGGAAACGGCTTTGGCATAGGTAGTGCAATAGAAGGAGTCATGGAGCGGAGATTCAGCCGTTTCTCACAATCCATGACTGGCCCGTGGGGCCTCCGACGATTTTTAGCCGGATGACTAACTTGCCCCTAGTTGTTCGGTTAGCCACTGCGGAAAAGGGCCGTCGGAGGCCCCGGTTTTTTCTTTGAGCTTCTTATCTCAGTTAGGTTCGCTGCGGTGGTTTAAGTAGTACGCACGGCCACGACTCGCAACCGGCGATAGTCGGCGTACCAAGCTCCTTCGCTCCAGAGCTCATTGCGGAGCTCGTCTTCGAGTGCGCTGAAGAACGCCTCGCGTCGTTCGCCGGGAATCGCCGCCACTCCCTCGCGCACGAACATCGTTACCCAGTTGCGCAATCCCGCGGCACCTTCGAGCAACGTGCGGCGCGGGAAG
This Planctomycetia bacterium DNA region includes the following protein-coding sequences:
- the kdsA gene encoding 3-deoxy-8-phosphooctulonate synthase, coding for MIRFRPSVWKEPRLPNNPAQIGPYLVGRGRPLLLIAGPCVLETEDLALAIAHRLAEIAARHEVSLVFKASFDKANRTSGDSFRGLGLEAGLAMLDAVRRSTGLPVTTDIHEANQAAPAAEVCEVLQIPAFLARQTDLLAAAAATGRAVHVKKGQFMAPGDMRHVVAKLESSGCSNMMLCERGTFFGYGRLVNDMQAIPLMQALGAPVVFDATHSVQQPGGLGNTTGGNRAMIEPLARAAVAIGCDGLFFETHPDPASSPSDGPNMVPLDQFESLLERLLTIRRCVERFAVAP